A window from Purpureocillium takamizusanense chromosome 3, complete sequence encodes these proteins:
- a CDS encoding uncharacterized protein (EggNog:ENOG503P0DS~COG:D~COG:Z~TransMembrane:1 (i48-65o)), producing the protein MNASQRALARAARVRCSARRPALATSRQWARNAGSTPGQGPQRRGGKAVGFAAVFAAAAAGAYYYPKLTSSGADHDDEPAKAELEFEKPRKQPVSKEDNRDLISSQHLQVKSSWEHPGVYAWGSNVGKVIDPNSNEKYIKLPRRIAFFNDQLLRDLKLTQDFGAAITENGDLVQWGLGYSRAEPAPEATLKGKDLVRLEVSADRVVALSRNGSVYSIPSSRDDLETGIKPEEQKSSWSLWSSGGKEKISFRSLTPQGLSRGEKVTDISSGLEHCLMLTSKGRVFAAASSSSSFPSKGQMGIPGLSWETRPQGPYDQAHEIATLRGFHVDKIATGDHHSVVLDNIGRVFTFGDNTYGQLGIATEGALPQSAAPTIVAVNSLYNSSGLVPKVTSIAAGGTNTFFTVDAEAPAMERETRGSAPARRMPGTVSDLWACGQGVTGTLGTGRWTHVSIGPTKVKALSSLFEFDEKTNKMMPIKLKSLNVGTTHCAAVMDNVTETNISYRSTENETNWGADVMFWGGNEHYQLGTGKRTNMNAPTYIGPLDGGAADSGKGRVGEMHRLCLTPRSTARIGEGGKGRKVTLEQKVECGKFVTGVYSAV; encoded by the coding sequence ATGAATGCGTCCCAGAGAGCTCTCGCGAGGGCCGCGCGAGTGCGATGCTCCGCGCGGAGACCGGCACTCGCCACCTCACGCCAGTGGGCTCGAAATGCCGGCTCGACACCCGGCCAGGGCcctcagcgacgaggaggcaaGGCGGTGGGCTTTGCCGCCGtctttgccgccgctgccgccggcgcgtaCTACTATCCGAAGCTCACGTCCTCAGGCGCGgaccatgatgatgagcccgccaaggccgagctcgagtTCGAAAAGCCCAGGAAGCAGCCCGTGTCCAAAGAAGACAACCGAGATCTCATCAGCTCGCAACATCTCCAGGTGAAGAGTAGCTGGGAGCACCCGGGAGTCTACGCCTGGGGCTCCAACGTCGGCAAGGTCATCGACCCCAACTCAAATGAGAAATACATCAAGCTGCCACGGCGAATTGCATTCTTCAACGATCAGCTTCTACGAGATCTCAAGCTCACCCAGGACTTCGGTGCGGCCATCACAGAGAACGGGGATCTGGTGCAGTGGGGCTTGGGCTACTCCAGGGCAGAGCCGGCTCCCGAGGCCACGTTGAAGGGCAAGGATCTGGTCAGGCTTGAGGTTTCGGCGGATCGTGTCGTTGCCCTCTCGCGGAATGGCTCCGTGTACTCCATCCCGTCGTCACGCGATGACCTGGAGACTGGCATCAAGCCGGAGGAGCAGAAGAGCTCTTGGTCGTTATGGAGTTCTGGGGGCAAGGAGAAGATCAGCTTCAGAAGCCTGACACCTCAGGGCCTGAGCAGGGGCGAAAAGGTCACCGACATCAGCAGCGGCCTAGAGCACTGCCTCATGTTAACCTCCAAGGGGCGCGTCTTTGCCGCTGCTTCGAGCTCCAGTTCGTTCCCGTCAAAGGGCCAGATGGGTATACCAGGGCTCAGCTGGGAGACGCGGCCGCAGGGCCCGTACGATCAGGCTCATGAGATAGCGACTCTCAGGGGCTTTCACGTCGACAAGATTGCGACCGGCGATCACCACTCCGTCGTTTTGGACAACATCGGGAGGGTCTTCACTTTTGGCGATAACACCTACGGGCAGCTCGGGATCGCTACCGAGGGGGCGCTGCCGCAGAGCGCCGCTCCGACTATTGTGGCCGTGAATAGTCTGTACAACAGCAGCGGCCTAGTGCCCAAGGTGACGTCCAtcgcggctggcggcacCAACACCTTTTTCACCGTGGATGCCGAGGCGCCGGCAATGGAGAGGGAGACGCGAggctccgcgccggcccggAGAATGCCAGGGACCGTCTCAGACCTGTGGGCATGCGGGCAAGGCGTGACCGGGACACTGGGAACGGGCAGGTGGACTCATGTGTCCATCGGGCCGACAAAGGTCAAGGCGCTTTCGTCGCTCTTCGAAttcgacgagaagacgaaCAAGATGATGCCCATCAAGCTCAAGTCTCTCAACGTCGGCACGACACACTGCGCGGCAGTCATGGACAACGTGACCGAGACCAACATCTCGTATCGCTCGACGGAGAACGAGACCAACTggggcgccgacgtcatgTTCTGGGGCGGCAACGAGCACTACCAGCTCGGAACCGGCAAGAGGACCAACATGAACGCACCGACATACATCGGCCCTCTGGACGGAGGCGCCGCAGACTCGGGCAAGGGGCGCGTGGGCGAGATGCATAGGCTCTGCCTCACGcctcgctcgacggcgcgcattGGCGAAGGCGGCAAGGGTCGCAAGGTGACTCTGGAGCAAAAGGTGGAATGTGGCAAGTTTGTGACGGGCGTGTACTCTGCTGTGTGA